One genomic segment of Streptomyces niveus includes these proteins:
- a CDS encoding serine/threonine-protein kinase has protein sequence MEQLTQHDPRRIGPFEVLGRLGAGGMGLVYLARSASGRRVAIKTVRTELAEDQLFRVRFTREVEAARAVSGFYTAAVVDADPRAAVPWLATAYVPAPSLEEMVSRCGPLPVQGVRWLAAGIAEALQSIHGEGLVHRDLKPSNVLVVEDGPRVIDFGIASGVSNTRLTMTNVAVGTPAYMSPEQARDSRSVTGASDIFSLGSTLVFAATGHAPFHGANPVETVFMLLREGPNLEGMPDELRPLIESCMQMDAARRPSPADLQSQLAPHLFASGSDDSGTASAWLPASATEMIEERRGGGRINAAAAAAAARPPVPPPPSHHPPPPAHSPDWDAAWRRDGEGQGGGQGGQAARGGGGAPAVPAPLGAGPGGPVRLSGSPVPIGPGPRVPDGRVAASADAGPATGWIRPPAGLIGADLPAGAVQAPAAPPMPAPSPAPDGAAPGRWRPWRFRMSNDVWGTPVVDGDLLYVTSFEVHALDVGSGRRQFKTRDVAWAMAVSGGRIHASDGPTLYALDGSDGTERWRLQTDAWVYSLKTDRGTVVTGTRGGGVQAWEASNGEKLWEVAGAQTDFETPEAGPAIFEGTVYVWQNARLRALDARTGSERWSYPIGDGASCGGVPIRLVPASDGYVYVSAGTRVLSIDIATGHVRWHFEAPAVFLSPPAFAPGPAVTGGGVYLADYLGTVYALDATTGKDRWRIATEARQSLEPVLVTAGNVHVGSGSALYTLDAVAGTPKWRFAAGGEVVGAPVVADGRLHFGSADHVLYTLDAGGGQLRWKLATGGEITGSPVARGGVVYACSKDRCVYALDAIKGTATGRGAR, from the coding sequence AGGTGCTCGGACGCCTCGGAGCGGGCGGTATGGGGCTCGTCTATCTCGCGCGCTCGGCCTCGGGCCGGCGCGTGGCGATCAAGACGGTGCGGACCGAGCTCGCCGAGGACCAGCTGTTCCGCGTCCGTTTCACGCGCGAGGTGGAGGCCGCCCGCGCGGTCAGCGGCTTCTACACGGCCGCCGTGGTGGACGCCGACCCCCGGGCCGCCGTGCCCTGGCTGGCCACCGCCTACGTGCCCGCGCCCTCGCTCGAAGAGATGGTCAGCCGGTGCGGCCCGCTGCCCGTCCAGGGCGTGCGCTGGCTCGCCGCCGGTATCGCCGAGGCGCTCCAGTCCATCCATGGCGAGGGCCTGGTCCACCGTGACCTCAAGCCGTCGAACGTGCTGGTCGTGGAGGACGGGCCGCGCGTCATCGACTTCGGCATCGCGTCCGGCGTCTCCAACACCCGGCTGACCATGACCAACGTGGCCGTCGGCACCCCCGCGTACATGTCGCCCGAGCAGGCGCGCGACTCCCGCAGCGTCACGGGCGCCAGCGACATCTTCTCGCTCGGCTCCACCCTCGTCTTCGCCGCCACCGGACACGCCCCCTTCCACGGCGCCAACCCCGTCGAGACGGTCTTCATGCTGCTGCGTGAGGGACCGAATCTGGAGGGGATGCCCGACGAGCTGCGCCCGCTCATCGAGTCGTGCATGCAGATGGACGCCGCCCGTCGCCCGTCGCCCGCGGACCTCCAGTCGCAGCTCGCCCCGCACCTGTTCGCCTCGGGCAGTGACGACAGCGGTACGGCCTCGGCCTGGCTGCCCGCGTCCGCCACCGAGATGATCGAGGAACGGCGTGGTGGCGGGCGCATCAACGCGGCGGCCGCCGCTGCCGCCGCGCGCCCGCCGGTCCCGCCCCCGCCCTCGCACCACCCGCCGCCGCCCGCGCACTCGCCCGACTGGGACGCCGCGTGGCGCCGCGACGGCGAAGGCCAGGGCGGCGGTCAAGGCGGTCAGGCGGCCCGGGGCGGCGGCGGGGCGCCCGCCGTGCCCGCACCGCTGGGCGCGGGCCCCGGCGGCCCGGTCAGGCTCTCCGGCTCCCCGGTGCCGATCGGCCCCGGCCCCCGCGTCCCCGACGGCCGCGTCGCCGCCTCCGCCGACGCCGGACCGGCCACCGGCTGGATCCGGCCACCCGCCGGGCTGATCGGCGCCGACCTGCCCGCCGGCGCCGTCCAGGCCCCCGCCGCACCGCCGATGCCCGCGCCCTCGCCCGCCCCCGACGGCGCGGCGCCGGGCCGCTGGCGCCCCTGGCGCTTCCGGATGTCCAACGACGTCTGGGGCACCCCCGTCGTCGACGGCGATCTGCTCTACGTCACGTCGTTCGAGGTGCACGCGCTGGACGTGGGCAGCGGACGCCGGCAGTTCAAGACCCGCGACGTGGCGTGGGCGATGGCCGTCTCCGGAGGCCGTATCCACGCCTCCGACGGCCCCACGCTCTACGCGCTCGACGGCTCGGACGGCACCGAGCGCTGGCGGCTCCAGACCGACGCCTGGGTGTACTCGCTGAAGACCGACCGGGGCACCGTCGTCACCGGTACGCGCGGCGGCGGCGTCCAGGCGTGGGAGGCGTCCAACGGCGAGAAGCTGTGGGAAGTCGCCGGCGCCCAGACCGACTTCGAGACACCCGAGGCCGGACCCGCCATCTTCGAGGGCACGGTGTACGTGTGGCAGAACGCCCGGCTGCGGGCGCTCGACGCGCGCACCGGCAGCGAGCGCTGGTCGTACCCCATCGGCGACGGCGCGTCCTGCGGCGGCGTACCGATTCGCCTGGTCCCCGCCTCCGACGGATACGTGTACGTCTCGGCAGGTACCCGCGTCCTGTCCATCGACATCGCGACCGGCCATGTGCGCTGGCACTTCGAGGCGCCCGCCGTCTTCCTCTCCCCGCCCGCCTTCGCGCCCGGCCCCGCCGTGACCGGCGGCGGCGTGTACCTCGCCGACTACCTCGGCACGGTGTACGCGCTGGACGCCACCACCGGCAAGGACCGCTGGCGCATCGCCACCGAGGCCCGCCAGTCCCTCGAACCCGTCCTGGTCACCGCCGGGAACGTGCACGTGGGCAGCGGCAGCGCGCTCTACACGCTGGACGCGGTGGCCGGCACACCCAAGTGGCGCTTCGCCGCGGGCGGCGAGGTCGTCGGCGCGCCCGTCGTGGCCGACGGCCGGCTGCACTTCGGCTCGGCCGACCATGTC